Proteins from one Pseudomonas grandcourensis genomic window:
- a CDS encoding acetyl-CoA C-acetyltransferase — MQEVVIVAATRTAIGSFQGSLANVSAVDLGAAVIRQLLAQTGLDPAQVDEVIMGQVLTAGAGQNPARQAAIKAGLPFAVPAMTLNKVCGSGLKALHLGAQAIRCGDAEVIIAGGQENMSLANYVMPGARTGLRMGHAQIVDTMISDGLWDAFNDYHMGITAENLAEKYSLTREQQDAFAAASQQKAVAAIEAGRFVDEITPILIPQRKGDPLSFATDEQPRAGTTAESLGKLKAAFKKDGSVTAGNASSLNDGAAAVILMSAEKAKALGLPVLAKIAAYANAGVDPAIMGIGPVSATRRCLDKAGWNIDQLELVEANEAFAAQSLAVAKDLEWDLNKVNVNGGAIALGHPIGASGCRVLVTLLHEMLKRDAKKGLATLCIGGGQGVALALERA, encoded by the coding sequence ATGCAAGAAGTCGTCATTGTTGCCGCCACGCGCACCGCGATCGGCAGCTTCCAGGGATCCCTGGCCAATGTGTCCGCGGTTGACCTGGGCGCTGCGGTGATCCGCCAGCTGCTGGCACAAACCGGCCTGGACCCTGCGCAAGTCGATGAAGTGATCATGGGCCAGGTACTGACCGCCGGCGCCGGGCAAAACCCTGCGCGCCAGGCTGCGATCAAGGCCGGCCTGCCCTTCGCCGTGCCGGCCATGACCCTGAACAAGGTCTGCGGCTCCGGTCTCAAGGCCCTGCACCTGGGCGCCCAGGCGATTCGCTGCGGCGATGCCGAGGTGATCATCGCCGGTGGTCAGGAAAACATGAGCCTGGCCAACTACGTCATGCCTGGTGCCCGCACCGGTCTGCGCATGGGTCACGCACAAATCGTCGACACCATGATCAGCGATGGCCTGTGGGACGCGTTCAACGATTACCACATGGGCATCACCGCCGAGAACCTGGCCGAGAAGTACAGCCTGACTCGTGAGCAACAGGACGCGTTCGCCGCCGCCTCGCAGCAGAAAGCCGTGGCCGCCATCGAAGCCGGGCGCTTCGTCGATGAAATCACCCCGATCCTGATCCCGCAGCGCAAGGGCGATCCGTTGTCCTTTGCCACCGACGAACAGCCACGGGCCGGCACCACCGCCGAATCCCTGGGCAAACTCAAAGCCGCCTTCAAGAAGGACGGTTCGGTGACCGCCGGCAACGCTTCGTCGCTGAACGACGGTGCCGCCGCCGTGATCCTGATGAGCGCTGAAAAGGCCAAGGCCCTCGGTCTGCCAGTACTGGCGAAAATCGCTGCCTACGCCAACGCAGGCGTCGATCCGGCGATCATGGGCATCGGCCCGGTGTCGGCCACTCGCCGCTGCCTGGACAAGGCCGGCTGGAACATCGACCAGCTTGAGCTGGTTGAAGCCAACGAAGCTTTCGCCGCGCAATCCCTGGCGGTGGCCAAGGACCTGGAATGGGACTTGAACAAGGTCAACGTCAACGGCGGCGCCATTGCCCTGGGTCACCCAATCGGTGCCTCGGGTTGCCGCGTGCTGGTGACCCTGCTGCATGAAATGCTCAAGCGTGACGCCAAGAAAGGCCTCGCCACCCTGTGTATCGGTGGTGGTCAGGGCGTGGCGCTGGCGCTCGAACGGGCGTAA